In Pseudobacteroides sp., one DNA window encodes the following:
- a CDS encoding ABC transporter permease, with product MGYLSNVVSVYKKETRSYFNSPMAYIILGLFMFISSILFFLINLNNSYGTLSWMFREPIFSLILIMFSSILTMRMYAEERKNGTEVLLFTSPSKISSIVIGKFLAAYTLFLAMTALTLAFPLVIVIFKGAFTPQMIGGYVGFILFGSCLISIGLLASALTENQIIAAIISFISMFFLFITGIFASTFGGVVTEILRWVSLFERFTDLSSGIFRLGTMTYFASVTVTLIVITFLIIEKRRWSQG from the coding sequence ATGGGGTATCTATCAAATGTAGTAAGTGTTTATAAAAAAGAGACAAGGTCTTATTTTAATTCCCCTATGGCTTATATTATACTTGGCCTCTTTATGTTTATATCATCTATATTATTTTTCCTTATAAATCTGAATAATAGTTATGGAACATTGTCATGGATGTTTAGGGAACCGATTTTTTCATTGATACTCATTATGTTTAGTTCAATATTGACAATGAGAATGTATGCGGAAGAAAGAAAAAACGGTACAGAGGTCCTTCTGTTTACATCACCAAGTAAGATTTCCAGTATTGTAATCGGTAAGTTTTTAGCAGCATATACTCTTTTCCTTGCTATGACTGCACTTACGCTGGCTTTCCCACTTGTTATTGTCATATTCAAAGGAGCATTCACACCACAGATGATAGGTGGTTATGTTGGCTTTATACTTTTTGGTTCATGTCTTATTTCAATTGGCTTGTTAGCTTCAGCATTGACAGAGAATCAGATTATAGCTGCAATTATAAGTTTTATATCAATGTTCTTCCTTTTTATAACAGGTATATTTGCAAGTACCTTTGGAGGAGTTGTAACTGAAATTCTCAGATGGGTTTCACTTTTTGAAAGATTTACAGACCTTTCTTCCGGGATATTCCGTTTGGGTACTATGACTTACTTTGCAAGTGTTACTGTAACATTGATTGTTATAACATTTTTGATAATTGAAAAAAGACGTTGGAGTCAGGGGTGA